A window of Castanea sativa cultivar Marrone di Chiusa Pesio chromosome 1, ASM4071231v1 contains these coding sequences:
- the LOC142622388 gene encoding putative disease resistance protein At4g27220: MLGTDAVAAEVYKDGRQIVNNINQTVNYAHDLKKHYKRLTDIAEKLSARKEDIVAEANKYKTKQFTRECQVWMSTVTKREEDVQELKTKYEKVQGEKGILRFLHHHLRADLSKSMAEKCDELQNLLLEAKFEREMMVEKSPERVRIMHAPKIEDKPSLHCVVEDILSLLRDGNVKKIGLWGMVGIGKTTIMQNLNDNEDIARMFDIVIWVRVSQDWSVEKLQHVIIDRLKLNTEGITNVDEVAWRIYMELECKRYLLLLDEVWDILDLKKIGIYGNQKDSKVVLATRYHQICHKMDALIIMKRMSEVDAWKMFKEIVGQNINISGVEPIAKLVVRECAGLPLLIDRVATTFKFKDNVHLWRDGLIRLRRWRSIKVQGMDEFIECLKFCYEDLDAENKKICFLYTALYPEDYDIYIDYLLECWKAEGFIHDADDFKVARGKGHTILDELIKVSLLERSKKMNHVSMNKVLRNMALKISSQSEDFKILVKTQEELQEPPNEKEWQQVNRISLMDSKLCILPELPDCNNLKTLLLQKNNDLKVIPHRFFRCMQNLVVLDLHGTGIAALPSSVSCLTCLRALYLNSCINIMGLNYLEELKHLEVLDIRRTGINHLPIQIGYLIQLKCLRMSFSNFGPETRDVEFHQNVFSNLSLLEELRIDVDPNNGSWEGVVKSITEEVATLKCLTSLSIVFPDVDCLKSFISTSPFWKETHFTFHFSVGYHGSSSFHIQDCFEYQIRKCFKLANGEGVHPAISEVLANSETFELIGHKGASRLSDFGIGNINKMRGCLIEGCDDIETIIDGDSERRSALENLEKMYINNVPKLESIWEGPVHSGSLAKLTSLTLMKCPKLKKIFCYGVIKELCRLQHLRIEGSLEIEEIITKFENNEFEPKVLPKLKTLELYDLPKLESICTDDSLEWPALENIKISMCQSLTRLPFNCENGVDLRCIECQQLWWSALVWNEDTIEQRLRSICIFN; encoded by the coding sequence ATGTTGGGAACAGATGCAGTTGCAGCTGAGGTGTACAAAGATGGGAGACAGATTGTCAATAACATAAATCAGACTGTTAATTATGCGCATGACCTGAAGAAACACTATAAAAGGTTAACAGATATTGCAGAGAAGCTATCTGCTAGAAAGGAAGATATAGTGGCTGAAGCAAACAAATATAAGACGAAACAGTTCACAAGAGAATGCCAAGTTTGGATGTCTACAGTCACgaagagagaagaagatgtgCAAGAACTGAAAACCAAGTACGAGAAAGTACAAGGTGAAAAGGGGATATTGAggtttcttcatcatcatttaCGTGCAGATCTTAGCAAAAGCATGGCAGAGAAGTGCGATGAACTACAAAACCTCTTGTTAGAGGCAAAATTTGAGAGGGAAATGATGGTTGAGAAATCGCCAGAACGTGTGAGAATTATGCATGCACCCAAAATAGAAGACAAGCCATCACTCCACTGCGTTGTTGAAGACATATTGAGCCTCCTAAGAGATgggaatgtaaaaaaaattggactttGGGGAATGGTAGGAATCGGGAAAACAACAATAATGCAGAACTTAAATGACAATGAAGATATTGCTAGAATGTTTGATATTGTCATATGGGTTCGTGTATCACAGGATTGGAGTGTAGAAAAGTTGCAACATGTAATTATAGATCGGCTAAAATTGAATACGGAAGGCATCACTAACGTTGATGAAGTTGCTTGGAGAATATATATGGAGTTGGAATGCAAGAGGTATCTACTTCTTTTGGATGAAGTTTGGGACATTCTGGATCTAAAAAAGATAGGTATCTATGGCAACCAAAAGGATAGCAAGGTGGTATTGGCGACTAGATATCATCAGATTTGTCATAAAATGGATGCGTTGATTATAATGAAACGAATGTCTGAAGTTGATGCATGGAAAATGTTTAAGGAAATAGTCggtcaaaatataaatatttcagGTGTTGAACCAATAGCCAAGCTAGTTGTTCGTGAGTGTGCTGGTTTGCCGCTCTTAATAGATAGGGTAGCAACCACCTTCAAATTTAAGGATAACGTCCACCTGTGGCGTGATGGATTAATTCGTTTGCGAAGATGGCGCAGTATCAAAGTCCAAGGCATGGATGAATTTATTGAGTGTCTAAAGTTTTGTTACGAAGATTTAGAtgctgaaaataaaaaaatttgctttttGTACACTGCATTATATCCTGAAGACTATgacatatatatagattatttgTTGGAATGTTGGAAAGCTGAAGGTTTTATTCATGATGCCGATGATTTTAAAGTTGCACGTGGTAAAGGGCATACAATATTGGATGAACTTATCAAAGTATCTTTGCTAGAGAGGAGCAAGAAGATGAATCATGTAAGTATGAACAAAGTGTTGCGGAATATGGCCCTTAAAATTTCTTCCCAAAGCGAAGATTTTAAGATTTTGGTGAAAACCCAAGAGGAGCTACAAGAGCCCCCCAATGAGAAAGAATGGCAGCAGGTAAATCGAATCTCCTTGATGGATAGCAAATTGTGCATTTTACCAGAATTGCCAGATTGCAACAATCTTAAAACATTGCTGctgcaaaaaaataatgacCTGAAAGTGATTCCTCATAGATTCTTTAGATGCATGCAAAATCTAGTAGTTCTAGACTTGCACGGCACTGGAATTGCGGCATTACCATCATCTGTGTCTTGCTTGACGTGTTTAAGAGCATTGTATCTGAATTCTTGCATCAATATAATGGGGCTTAATTACTTAGAAGAACTAAAGCATCTTGAAGTGCTTGATATTCGACGAACTGGGATAAATCATTTACCAATTCAAATTGGATATTTGATTCAGTTGAAGTGTTTACGTATGTCCTTCTCAAATTTTGGCCCGGAAACTAGGGATGTTGAATTTCATCAAAATGTCTTTTCAAATCTTTCTTTATTGGAAGAACTAAGAATTGATGTAGATCCAAACAATGGAAGCTGGGAGGGAGTGGTAAAGTCTATTACAGAGGAGGTGGCTACCTTGAAATGTTTGACTTCTCTTTCAATTGTCTTTCCCGATGTGGACTGCCTTAAGAGTTTTATCTCGACAAGCCCATTTTGGAAGGAAACGCACTTCACATTCCACTTTTCTGTTGGTTATCATGGCTCATCAAGCTTTCATATTCAAGATTGTTTTGAATACCAAATCAGGAAGTGTTTCAAGCTTGCAAATGGTGAAGGTGTACATCCTGCAATTTCAGAGGTTCTTGCAAATTCTGAAACATTTGAATTGATTGGTCATAAAGGAGCTTCAAGATTATCAGATTTTGGTATTGGAAATATCAATAAAATGCGAGGTTGTTTAATTGAAGGCTGCGATGATATTGAAACAATTATTGATGGTGATAGCGAAAGAAGAAGTGCATTAGAAAACTTGGAAAAGATGTACATAAATAATGTCCCAAAATTAGAAAGCATATGGGAAGGTCCAGTACATAGTGGAAGCCTAGCTAAACTAACAAGTTTAACTTTAATGAAATGTCCgaagttgaaaaaaatattctGCTATGGTGTGATTAAAGAACTCTGTAGACTTCAACACTTGAGAATTGAAGGAAGTCTTGAAATCGAAGAGATAATTACAAAATTTGAGAATAATGAGTTTGAACCCAAGGTGCTTCCCAAACTGAAAACGCTAGAGCTCTATGATCTTCCAAAATTGGAAAGCATTTGTACTGATGACTCATTGGAGTGGCCAGCTTTAGAGAATATTAAGATATCCATGTGCCAATCGTTGACAAGATTGCCTTTCAACTGTGAGAACGGAGTCGATTTGAGATGTATTGAATGCCAACAATTATGGTGGAGTGCGTTGGTATGGAATGAAGATACTATTGAACAAAGATTACGGTCTATATGCATTTTCAACTAG
- the LOC142622389 gene encoding pentatricopeptide repeat-containing protein At3g62890-like, producing MFAKRPKPLLSFPKQQLSNPHFFFSTPTTLHTPLSSLPPRPSINQTKQAHAQIIVSGLGANASFTGHLLASLALSPSTPFAYSLSIFQTIQYPSLFASNNMIRCLAKSESPRESVVLYSCILGRNLIPNNHTYTFLLQACSKALAICEGTQVHTHVVKLGFCEDVFVRNALIHLYSACCRVECSKRVFEENGHCRDVVTWNSMLAGFVRDGRIGDAEKVFDEIPERDVISWSTMIMGYVQNGQLEEGLECFKEMREKGLRPNEAILVTVLSASAQMGLLENGRLVHSIVDSLNFPMTVSLGTALVDMYAKCGCIEQSKLLFHNMPRRDISSWNAMICGLASHGLGKEALAFFERFINEGFHPVSVTFIGVLNACSRAGLVSEGRHYFKLMTEKYDIELEMEHYGCMVDLLSRAGFVDEAVELIEKMQAPPDPVLWATLLGACKIHGSVELGEKIGNKLIQLDPTYDGHYVQLASIYAKARKWEDVVRVRRLMVEQNTNKVAGWSLIEAQGRVHQFVAGDREHERSLEIYKMLETIGTRIAEAGYSPKISSVLHDIGEEEKENVVKEHSERLASAYGMLVTKVGDCIRIMKNLRVCEDCHEASKTISKVFEREIIVRDYSRFHHFKEGKCSCLDYW from the coding sequence ATGTTTGCAAAGAGACCCAAACCCCTCCTTTCGTTCCCAAAACAACAACTCTCAAATCCTCACTTCTTCTTCTCAACACCTACTACACTTCACACGCCTCTGTCTTCTCTGCCACCACGCCCTTCCATCAACCAAACCAAGCAAGCCCACGCTCAAATCATCGTCTCCGGCCTTGGCGCCAATGCCAGCTTCACGGGTCATCTCCTCGCCTCTCTTGCTCTCTCCCCATCAACCCCATTTGCCTATTCACTCTCCATTTTTCAAACAATCCAATACCCATCTCTTTTCGCCTCCAATAACATGATCCGGTGCCTCGCCAAGAGCGAGTCGCCTCGTGAATCGGTTGTACTTTACTCGTGTATTCTGGGAAGGAATTTGATACCCAATAACCATACTTATACGTTTTTGTTGCAAGCTTGTAGTAAAGCTTTGGCTATATGTGAAGGGACTCAGGTTCATACCCATGTGGTGAAACTTGGTTTCTGTGAGGATGTGTTTGTTAGGAATGCTTTGATTCATTTGTATTCTGCTTGTTGTAGGGTAGAATGTTCAAAACGGGTGTTCGAGGAGAATGGCCATTGTCGAGATGTTGTTACTTGGAATTCAATGCTAGCTGGGTTTGTAAGAGATGGGCGGATTGGTGATGCGGAGAAAGTGTTTGATGAAATTCCTGAAAGAGATGTTATCTCGTGGAGCACAATGATTATGGGTTATGTGCAAAATGGACAGTTGGAAGAAGGGTTGGAGTGCTTTAAGGAGATGAGAGAGAAGGGGTTGAGGCCGAATGAAGCCATATTGGTCACAGTGCTCTCAGCATCGGCCCAAATGGGTTTGCTTGAAAATGGTAGATTAGTTCATTCCATTGTAGATTCTTTGAATTTTCCGATGACTGTTTCCCTTGGTACAGCGCTGGTTGACATGTATGCAAAATGTGGGTGCATTGAACAGTCTAAACTCTTGTTCCACAATATGCCCCGGAGAGATATTTCATCATGGAATGCCATGATTTGTGGGTTGGCCTCACATGGCCTTGGAAAGGAAGCACTTGCATTTTTTGAAAGGTTCATAAATGAAGGTTTTCATCCAGTGAGTGTGACTTTCATTGGGGTCTTGAATGCCTGTAGCAGGGCAGGTTTGGTCAGTGAGGGCAGGCATTATTTCAAGCTAATGACAGAAAAGTATGATATTGAGCTGGAGATGGAGCATTACGGGTGCATGGTTGATCTATTGAGCCGTGCTGGATTTGTTGATGAAGCTGTGGAATTGATTGAGAAGATGCAAGCTCCGCCAGATCCGGTATTGTGGGCAACATTGCTTGGTGCTTGTAAGATTCATGGATCTGTAGAACTGGGTGAAAAGATTGGAAATAAGTTAATACAATTGGATCCAACCTATGACGGGCATTATGTTCAATTAGCCAGTATATATGCCAAAGCAAGGAAATGGGAAGATGTGGTTCGAGTTCGGAGATTAATGGTGGAGCAAAACACTAATAAAGTTGCAGGTTGGAGTTTGATTGAAGCACAGGGCAGAGTTCATCAATTTGTTGCAGGGGATAGAGAGCATGAGCGTTCTTTGGAGATCTACAAAATGCTTGAAACAATTGGAACTCGAATAGCAGAAGCTGGTTACTCTCCAAAGATTTCATCTGTATTGCATGATATtggggaagaagaaaaagagaatgtAGTTAAAGAGCATAGTGAGAGGCTGGCAAGTGCTTATGGTATGTTAGTAACAAAGGTTGGGGATTGCATTCGAATCATGAAGAATTTGAGGGTTTGTGAGGATTGTCATGAGGCGAGCAAGACGATTTCCAAGGTGTTCGAGAGAGAAATTATAGTGAGAGATTATAGCAGATTTCATCATTTCAAGGAGGGAAAATGTTCTTGCCTTGATTATTGGTAA